A window of the Methanoculleus horonobensis genome harbors these coding sequences:
- a CDS encoding DUF2115 domain-containing protein, with protein sequence MSTKGDVRQVCARLRSAKTQRELAKILYHAVSGYSLFDLQEMRGRVERDLRSVPAGYRRRLYPSAMEQIFETHHTLIVAGRRGDPGDGERLLPGEFQDFCDMVEETCLRGGEEERHLELLYFLLAAFNIFVLDRPAHPVGTPFPGGFEVEVRNGEYLCPVREKADDVENALCPYCPAKQSDG encoded by the coding sequence ATGAGCACGAAGGGCGATGTCCGGCAGGTCTGCGCCCGCCTGCGGTCGGCGAAGACCCAAAGGGAACTCGCGAAGATCCTCTACCATGCGGTATCAGGCTACTCGCTCTTCGACCTCCAGGAGATGCGGGGGAGGGTGGAGCGCGACCTCCGATCAGTTCCCGCCGGATACCGGCGACGCCTCTACCCCAGCGCGATGGAGCAGATCTTCGAGACGCACCACACCCTCATCGTCGCTGGCCGCCGCGGAGATCCGGGAGACGGGGAGAGGCTGCTCCCGGGCGAGTTCCAGGACTTCTGCGACATGGTCGAGGAGACATGCCTTCGCGGAGGCGAGGAGGAGCGGCACCTCGAACTCCTCTACTTCCTCCTTGCCGCCTTCAACATCTTCGTCCTCGACCGCCCCGCTCACCCCGTGGGCACGCCGTTTCCCGGCGGGTTCGAGGTCGAGGTCAGGAACGGGGAATACCTCTGCCCGGTCAGGGAGAAGGCCGACGACGTCGAGAACGCCCTCTGCCCCTACTGCCCGGCAAAGCAGAGCGACGGATGA
- a CDS encoding ammonium transporter, whose translation MIDSGATAFILVCTALVMLMTPGVGLFYGGLVRRKNFISMLALAFIAFALVSIQWVVCGYSLSFGADINGLIGSLEYAFLQGVGMDGDGIPDLLFMAFQMVFAGLTLAIVTSGVAERIKISSFVVFGLLWTTLVYDPLAHWAWGGGWAAQLGALDFAGGTVVHISSGFSALALALVIGKRLGFGGHGMEPNNIPMVLLGGALLWFGWFGFNAGSALAADGLAANAFVVTNIAAASGALAWLCAAWVRGRPGSVGIISGAIAGLVAITPAAGFVTPMAAIPIGAAAGLVCYGALLFRVRQGLDESLDAWAIHGMGGIFGALATGVFAVAAIGGVDGLLYGNPGQLLIQIVDVAVVVAYSFGVTYVIAKVVDLAMGLRVTEEEEYVGLDIAQHGESVRV comes from the coding sequence ATGATTGACTCCGGCGCTACGGCGTTTATCCTTGTCTGTACGGCACTGGTCATGCTGATGACCCCGGGAGTGGGGCTCTTCTATGGCGGGCTCGTGCGGCGGAAGAACTTCATCTCCATGCTTGCGCTGGCGTTCATCGCATTCGCCCTCGTCAGCATCCAGTGGGTCGTCTGCGGCTACAGCCTCTCCTTCGGCGCCGATATCAACGGGCTGATCGGGAGCCTGGAGTACGCCTTCCTGCAGGGTGTCGGGATGGACGGCGACGGCATCCCGGATCTGCTCTTCATGGCCTTCCAGATGGTCTTTGCGGGCCTCACGCTTGCAATCGTGACGTCCGGGGTTGCGGAGCGGATAAAGATCAGTTCCTTCGTCGTCTTCGGTCTGCTCTGGACGACGCTGGTCTACGACCCGCTTGCCCACTGGGCGTGGGGCGGCGGATGGGCTGCGCAGCTTGGTGCGCTCGACTTCGCCGGCGGCACGGTCGTTCACATCAGTTCCGGGTTCTCTGCGCTCGCGCTCGCGCTCGTCATCGGGAAGCGCCTCGGGTTCGGCGGCCACGGCATGGAGCCGAACAACATCCCGATGGTTCTCCTCGGCGGGGCGCTCCTCTGGTTCGGGTGGTTCGGGTTCAACGCCGGGAGCGCTCTCGCCGCGGACGGCCTTGCGGCAAACGCGTTCGTCGTGACGAACATCGCCGCCGCTTCCGGGGCGCTCGCCTGGCTCTGTGCCGCATGGGTTCGCGGCAGGCCCGGATCGGTCGGGATCATCAGCGGAGCGATTGCCGGGCTCGTCGCCATCACGCCGGCGGCCGGATTCGTCACGCCCATGGCCGCGATTCCCATCGGCGCCGCTGCCGGCCTCGTCTGTTACGGCGCCCTGCTCTTCCGGGTTCGTCAGGGGCTCGACGAGAGCCTCGACGCGTGGGCGATCCACGGCATGGGCGGGATCTTCGGCGCCCTTGCAACCGGAGTCTTTGCGGTCGCGGCAATCGGCGGCGTGGACGGTCTGCTCTACGGCAATCCGGGCCAGCTCCTCATCCAGATTGTGGATGTGGCCGTCGTCGTGGCCTACTCGTTCGGCGTGACCTACGTCATCGCGAAGGTCGTCGATCTGGCGATGGGCCTGCGGGTCACCGAGGAGGAGGAGTATGTCGGACTGGACATCGCCCAGCACGGCGAGTCCGTGCGGGTGTGA
- a CDS encoding P-II family nitrogen regulator, producing MKMVTAVVRPEMFDAVRAALEADGIYGMTVSEVMGRGAQKGIALRFRGKTMPVELIPKVKIDMVVRDADVERIVGIVRANGRTGRPGDGRIFVLPVESICRVRTDQEDPEEG from the coding sequence ATGAAGATGGTTACCGCAGTCGTCAGGCCCGAGATGTTCGATGCCGTGAGGGCGGCGCTCGAGGCCGACGGCATCTATGGGATGACCGTGAGCGAGGTGATGGGGCGGGGGGCGCAGAAGGGTATCGCCCTCCGGTTCAGGGGAAAGACGATGCCGGTCGAACTCATCCCGAAGGTGAAGATCGATATGGTCGTAAGAGACGCCGATGTCGAGCGGATCGTCGGGATCGTCCGGGCAAACGGCCGGACCGGCAGGCCGGGCGACGGCAGGATCTTTGTCCTGCCGGTCGAGAGCATCTGCCGGGTTCGGACGGATCAGGAGGATCCGGAGGAAGGGTAA